Part of the Caldibacillus debilis DSM 16016 genome, CCACCGGCGAAGAACCGTATACGATCGCCATGGTGCTCGGCAACCTCGTCCCCTTCAGCAAGATTTCCATTCTGGCGACGGACATCGATGAAAACTGCCTGGAAAAGGCGAAGATCGGCGTCTACAACGAACGGTGCGTTCAGGAAGTCCCCCCGGAGATTTTGGAAAAATATTTCGTGCGCGAAGGCCCCTTTTACAAGGTCGCCGACACGGTGAAGAAAACGGTCCGCTTTCAAAAACACAATCTCCTCGCCGATCCCTTCGGGCGGAATTACGATCTGATCGTCTGCCGGAACGTCCTCATTTATTTTACGGAGGAGGCGAAGGAAGAGCTGTACCATAAATTCAGCGCTTCCTTGAAAAAGGGCGGCGTCTTGTTCGTCGGCAGCACCGAGCAGATTTTTTTCCCGGAAAAATACGGACTGAAAAACAAGGAGACCTTTTTTTATCAGAAGGTGTGAAAAGAAGGACGAGCCGGACATCGTCCTCTTTTTGCACTTTGAAGGAGGGAAATGGCATGCGCTATTTGACCGCGGGCGAGTCCCACGGGCCGGAACTGACCGTCATCGTCGAAGGGGTGCCCGCCGGGCTCCCGCTCATGAAGGAGGACATCGACCGGTCGCTGGCGGAAAGGCAGAAGGGCTACGGGCGCGGCAGAAGGATGCAAATCGAAAAGGACGAGGCGATCATCACCGGCGGGGTCCGGCACGGGAAGACGCTGGGTTCGCCCATCGCGATCCGGATCATCAACCGGGATTTCCAACATTGGTCCCGGATCATGGGGATTGAGCCGCCGGAAGAAGAGGAGGAGGTCAAGCGGAAGGTGACCCGGCCCCGCCCGGGCCATGCGGATTTGAACGGGGGCATCAAGTACGGCCACCGGGACTTGCGGAACGTGCTGGAGCGCTCGTCGGCCCGGGAAACGGCGGCCCGGGTCGCCGCCGGGGCCATCGCGAAAAAATTGCTGAAGGAACTGAAGATCACCGTCAGTTCCCACGTGGTGGAAATCGCCGGCATCAAGGCGGAAAGATATCCCCTTTCGGCGGAGGAGATCGGGGAGGCCGCCGGGAAATCCCCCGTCCGCTGTTTGGATGAGAAGGCCGCAAAACGAATGATGGAAGCCATCGATTCGGCGAAAAAGAACGGGGACTCCATCGGGGGCGTCGTGGAAGTCGTCGCCGAAGGGCTTCCCCCCGGAATCGGCAGCCACGTCCATTATGACCGGAAATTGGACGCCCGGATCGCCGCCGCCGTCGTCAGCATCAACGGATTCAAAGGGGTGGAATTCGGCCTCGGTTTTGCGGCCGCCGGCCTGCCCGGCAGCCGGGTCCAGGATGAAATCGCCTGGGACGAAAGGAGAGGCTATTACCGGCTTTCCAACAACCTGGGCGGCTTTGAAGGGGGAATGACCAACGGGATGCCGATCGTCGTCAGGGGGGTCATGAAGCCGATTCCCACCTTGTACAAACCGCTGATGAGCGTGGATATCGAAACGAAGGAACCGTTTAAGGCGAGCATCGAGCGTTCCGACAGCTGCGCGGTCCCTTCGGCGGCGGTCGTCTGCGAGCACGTGGTCGCCTGGGAGCTGGCGAAGGCCCTTCTGGAACAGTTCCCATGCGACCAGTTCCCCGTGCTGCAAAAAGCGGTGGAAGCTTACCGGGAATATGCGAGGGGATTTTGATGAAGGAAAAACTGGAGATCCGCGCCAAAAGCGGCACCTATCCGCTGTGGATCGGGACCGGAGCCCTCAAGGAACTGGCCGGCTTCCTCCGCGGCCGAAACCCGTCCAAACTCCTGATCGTCACCGATCCGACGGTAAAACAGCTGCACCTGGACACCTTGCTGGAAGAGATCGGGGACGATTTTCCCTATGGCGTCCATACCGTCCCGAAGGGGGAAGAGGCGAAGACCTTCCGGGAATATGAACGGCTTTTGACCTTCGCCCTCGAGGAGGAATTGGACCGCCGCTCCCTCTTCCTCGCCTTCGGGGGCGGCGCCGTCGGCGACTTGACCGGTTTTGCCGCCGCCACCTTCATGCGCGGCATCGGCTACGTGCAGATCCCGACGACGATTTTGGCCCATGACAGCGCCATCGGCGGCAAGACGGCGATCAACCATCCCCTCGGGAAAAATCTGATCGGCGCCTTCCACCACCCTTCGGCCGTTTTTTACGAGCTTTCCTTTTTGGAGACGCTGCCCGTCCGGGAGAAGTTATCGGGATTTGCCGAAATCATAAAGGAAGCCTGCATCGGCTCCCCCGATTTTTTGCAAGAGCTGATGGAAGAAATCGACGGCCCGGAAAAACTGGTTCCGGAAAATCTTTACCTTCCCTTGAAAAAAGGGATTTTGGTGAAAAAACATTTCGTGGAGAGGGATGAACGGGAGGAAAGCGTCCGCGCCTTTTTGAATTTCGGCCACACCTTGGGCCACGCCTTGGAAAAGGAAATGGGATACGGCCGCATCGCCCATGGGGAGGCGGTGGCAACGGGGATGGTTTTCGCCCTCTCCCTCAGCGGAGCCTTCGCCGGTTTTTGCGCCCCTTACGAAGGATGGACCGGGGACTTGCTCCGCTGGCTGGAAACATTGGGATACCGGACGAAGCTTCCCGCATCCCTTTCGCCGGAACGGCTGGCGGAAAGGATGAAGCTGGACAAGAAACGGGAAAAGGGCCGTTTGCGTTTCGTTCTCTTAAGGAAGATCGGCGAACCGGTGTTGACGGCCGTTCCGGAGGCGGCGGTCATCGAACATTTGACCAGGATGAAAGGAGCGTAGCGGGACATGGCGGATCGGGCGTTTGCGGAAGAAAGGAAACTCTTTACGAAGGCGGAAAAGATCGAGGGGACGCTGGAAGTCCCCGGAGACAAATCCATTTCCCACCGGGCCCTGTTTTTTGGGGCCGTCGCCCGGGGAAAGACGGTGGTGAAAAATTTCCTCAAGGGGGAAGACTGCCTTTCGACCCTTTCCTGCCTGGAAAAATTGGGGGCGGAAGCGGAATTCGCTGAGGACGGTCTCGTGATCCGCGGAAAAGGATTCGACGGCCTGACGGAACCCGCGGACATCCTTTACGCCGGCAATTCTGGGACGACAGCGAGGCTCCTGCTCGGGATCCTCGCGGGCAGGCCCTTTTATTCCGTGCTGAGCGGGGATGCGTCCCTGAACAACAGGCCGATGGCAAGAATCGTGGAACCGCTGGAAAAAATGGGGGCGGCCTTTTTCGGGAGGCAGGGAAACCGGTATTTGCCGCTCTCGGTCATCGGCGGCAAGCTGCGGGGGATCCGTTACGAAATGCCGGTGGCGAGCGCCCAGTTGAAATCCGCCTTGATCTTTGCCGGATTGCAGGCGGAGGGCGTGACGACCGTCATCGAAAAGGCCCCTTCCCGGAACCATACGGAGATCATGCTGCGGCAATTCGGCGGGGAAATCGCCGTGTCGGGAAACCGGATCGAAATCCCGGGCGGACAACGCCTGCAGGGGACATCCATCGAAGTCCCCGGGGATTTTTCATCCGCCGCCTTTTTTATCGCCGCGGCCGTCCTTTTGAAAAATTCCCGCCTCATCATTAAAAATGTCGGCTTGAATCCGACCCGCACCGGTTTGCTTGACGTACTGGCAAGGATGAACGCCCGCGTGGAAGTGGTGGAGCGGACGGAGAAAAACGGGGAACCGGCCGGGACGTTGTCCGTCAAGTCGGGGGAGTTAACAGGGACGGTCATCGAGGGGGACATCATCCCCCGCCTCATCGATGAAATTCCCCTCATCGCCCTTTTGGCGACCCAGGCGGAAGGCGTCACCGTCATCCGCGATGCGGAGGAACTGAAAGTGAAGGAAACGGACCGGATCCTTGCCGTCGCCAACGAATTATCCGCCCTCGGGGCAAAGATCGAGCCGACGGGAGACGGGATGGTCATCACGGGAAAGGCCCGGCTGCGCGGCGGCACCGTCGACAGCCACGGGGATCACCGGATCGGGATGATGCTTTCCGTGGCCGCCCTGCTGTGCGACGGGGAGGTCCGGCTGAAAAATCCCGGTTGCGTCGCCGTTTCCTATCCTTCCTTTTTCCGGGATCTCAAACGGCTGATCCGCTGAATTCGGAATCCCCTTTCCCATGGGGCGTCCCCGTCAACCCGGAAAGGCCCGATCCTTGGAGGTCCCGGTCTCCCTTTCCCTTGAAGGCGGGGCCCTGCCCCCGGAAAAATTTTCGCGGGCGTTCATAATCCCCCGTTCCCGATCATAGCTTGTCAAAAAGGGATGGGGGTGTTTTTATTGGCCTATATCATCGAAAACGCCCGGATTTATAAAAATAACGATGTCGTCAACCGGTCGATGCTGGTTGACAAGGATAAAATCCTTCAGGTCAAACCTTCTTTCGCCAAATACCGGTATATGAAGATGAACTTGGACCGGTTTTGGATGGCGGCCACTTACGTGTTTTGCTCCCACGAAATCCCCGAGTCCGCCTCTTCCGCAGACGGCAAGGGTTTTTTCATCCAGCGTTTTTTGGCTGAAGGCTGCACGACGGTTTTGGCCGTGGCAAGCATCCGCAGCCTGCACGAATGGAAGGAAAAGGTGGACGAGGTGCGCCGGTTTTATCAAAAGGGTCCCCTCGATTTCGTCATCGGCATCAAGATCCCTCTGCGGGCCCTCACCGTTCCGCTCGTCCGAAAATGCAAAACGGAAAAGATCCCCGCGATTTTCGTCGAAATCACGGATCCGCGAGAGCTGTACAGGATCCCCTGGGGCTGGATCCGCGAGGCACTGTTTCCTTACAATCCCCCGTTGATCCCCTGCCTGTCGGGCGGCGGGGAGAGGGAGAGGCTGCTTGCCGTTTGGCAAACCGTGTTGGAGCGGGAACGGATCCCCTTTGTCAAGGGGCCGGTGGAGCCTTATCATCCGGTCAAACTGGAGATCCTGAAAAAAATCGGGATCTACCCGCTGAAGGGGTATTTGCACACGGGCGGGGAACTCAGCTATAACCTTTTCATCGATGACGGAACCCGGTCCTTGCCGCCGGACAAAGCGGAGACGCCTGCGGTCACCG contains:
- a CDS encoding CheR family methyltransferase — protein: MAEDYQAFIAKMKGLTGIDLSLYKETQMKRRLKSLYEKLGYSSFLELYKWMEKDKQILYQVLDKMTINVSEFYRNRKRWEVLEKIIFPELLANHPTKELKIWSAACSTGEEPYTIAMVLGNLVPFSKISILATDIDENCLEKAKIGVYNERCVQEVPPEILEKYFVREGPFYKVADTVKKTVRFQKHNLLADPFGRNYDLIVCRNVLIYFTEEAKEELYHKFSASLKKGGVLFVGSTEQIFFPEKYGLKNKETFFYQKV
- the aroC gene encoding chorismate synthase, encoding MRYLTAGESHGPELTVIVEGVPAGLPLMKEDIDRSLAERQKGYGRGRRMQIEKDEAIITGGVRHGKTLGSPIAIRIINRDFQHWSRIMGIEPPEEEEEVKRKVTRPRPGHADLNGGIKYGHRDLRNVLERSSARETAARVAAGAIAKKLLKELKITVSSHVVEIAGIKAERYPLSAEEIGEAAGKSPVRCLDEKAAKRMMEAIDSAKKNGDSIGGVVEVVAEGLPPGIGSHVHYDRKLDARIAAAVVSINGFKGVEFGLGFAAAGLPGSRVQDEIAWDERRGYYRLSNNLGGFEGGMTNGMPIVVRGVMKPIPTLYKPLMSVDIETKEPFKASIERSDSCAVPSAAVVCEHVVAWELAKALLEQFPCDQFPVLQKAVEAYREYARGF
- the aroB gene encoding 3-dehydroquinate synthase; translated protein: MKEKLEIRAKSGTYPLWIGTGALKELAGFLRGRNPSKLLIVTDPTVKQLHLDTLLEEIGDDFPYGVHTVPKGEEAKTFREYERLLTFALEEELDRRSLFLAFGGGAVGDLTGFAAATFMRGIGYVQIPTTILAHDSAIGGKTAINHPLGKNLIGAFHHPSAVFYELSFLETLPVREKLSGFAEIIKEACIGSPDFLQELMEEIDGPEKLVPENLYLPLKKGILVKKHFVERDEREESVRAFLNFGHTLGHALEKEMGYGRIAHGEAVATGMVFALSLSGAFAGFCAPYEGWTGDLLRWLETLGYRTKLPASLSPERLAERMKLDKKREKGRLRFVLLRKIGEPVLTAVPEAAVIEHLTRMKGA
- the aroA gene encoding 3-phosphoshikimate 1-carboxyvinyltransferase; translation: MADRAFAEERKLFTKAEKIEGTLEVPGDKSISHRALFFGAVARGKTVVKNFLKGEDCLSTLSCLEKLGAEAEFAEDGLVIRGKGFDGLTEPADILYAGNSGTTARLLLGILAGRPFYSVLSGDASLNNRPMARIVEPLEKMGAAFFGRQGNRYLPLSVIGGKLRGIRYEMPVASAQLKSALIFAGLQAEGVTTVIEKAPSRNHTEIMLRQFGGEIAVSGNRIEIPGGQRLQGTSIEVPGDFSSAAFFIAAAVLLKNSRLIIKNVGLNPTRTGLLDVLARMNARVEVVERTEKNGEPAGTLSVKSGELTGTVIEGDIIPRLIDEIPLIALLATQAEGVTVIRDAEELKVKETDRILAVANELSALGAKIEPTGDGMVITGKARLRGGTVDSHGDHRIGMMLSVAALLCDGEVRLKNPGCVAVSYPSFFRDLKRLIR